Proteins encoded within one genomic window of Trichoderma asperellum chromosome 2, complete sequence:
- a CDS encoding uncharacterized protein (EggNog:ENOG41), giving the protein MAGKPKGNKSILSYFQPSSPPLPSSQTSALSFRDTSPPAPSSPLSYKATPVAKKVAPLEIGASDEEAGDEGFSDDSLEDLSALLGRERPGHTPPANQASFSTPKAKRTAIGPFLSPFANKPKHKFDLKALAKDARRDNALNASSMKAKASADAATEPSSPLRGEAFDLAFTDIVKEKSGQDAHKVLRAVQRAEPIQSQPQYCFFTKDYGVLPSSPVPKFPRGSPWNLLTQGNQAARERNLTSGIPQNILAKKGGLPDSLFEWILDELCIQRSSLVRREYCIIIDSCHDQVERLLTPERLEDLFLRLGATDEIKIRDSEIPISKLNQEPYQDRDWSCLESFLVLLSEVSDHLSTESVIYTTLTLLRMSMDKLLIYNIDLLVAYEEAVEQLTNAIPRSLWDSFCVDACSTLHATVKIQHIRANALQCLPIHNIRTHEIRRRLAISFLFDDPSLGRQSPEIVFTVRNVINRLGEEDFNITSQTDFAELKAMMTILDIAVDDGSPPESNSPEDIQQFNEDIDELATKLREIWRKINDSGMKITRTEAKSVVEWVQQRLSNTVRTRKKAKQSIFDIPGQEDLASLPKQQEYMAKFFKKIPKPQAESD; this is encoded by the exons atggctggaaAACCGAAGGGGAATAAGAGCATCCTGTCGTACTTCCAGCCTTCCTCTCCGCCATTGCCGTCGTCCCAGACCTCGGCGCTATCATTCAGAGATACGTCTCCACCGGCGCCGTCATCGCCGCTCAGCTACAAGGCTACACCTGTTGCAAAGAAGGTTGCTCCCCTGGAAATCGGCGCATCTGACGAAgaggctggcgatgaaggaTTCTCGGATGACTCTCTAGAAGATCTATCAGCTCTTCTGGGGCGAGAACGGCCCGGTCACACCCCTCCAGCAAACCAGGCTTCATTTTCTACCCCAAAGGCCAAGAGGACAGCAATAGGACCTTTTTTGTCTCCGTTTGCCAATAAACCCAAACACAAATTTGATCTCAAAGCCCTAGCCAAGGATGCACGTCGGGACAATGCCCTAAATGCAAGCTCTATGAAAGCGAAAGCATCTGCAGATGCCGCGACTGAGCCCTCATCACCACTACGGGGAGAGGCGTTTGACCTTGCTTTTACTGATATcgtcaaagaaaagagcggGCAAGATGCTCACAAAGTTCTCAGGGCTGTCCAAAGAGCAGAGCCAATACAGTCTCAGCCTCAATACTGTTTCTTTACGAAAGACTACGGAGTCCTGCCGAGCTCGCCTGTTCCAAAATTTCCTCGAGGTTCACCATGGAACTTGTTAACTCAAGGCAATCAAGCAGCCAGAGAACGAAATCTTACGTCTGGCATCCCACAAAACAtcttggcgaagaagggAGGCTTGCCGGACTCTCTATTCGAGTGGATCTTGGATGAGCTCTGTATTCAGAGGTCTTCCCTTGTAAGACGCGAATACTGTATTATCATCGACAGTTGCCACGATCAAGTGGAAAGGCTCCTGACTCCTGAGCGATTGGAGGACCTCTTTCTTCGACTCGGTGCTACCGACGAGATCAAAATTCGAGATTCTGAGATACCCATCTCGAAATTGAATCAAGAGCCATATCAGGATCGCGACTGGTCATGTCTGGAGTCATTCTTGGTTCTTTTATCTGAAGTCTCAGACCATTTATCAACGGAATCTGTCATCTATACAACGCTTACTTTACTTCGGATGTCTATGGATAAGCTTTTGATCTACAACATCGACCTATTAGTAGCATACGAAGAGGCAGTCGAACAGCTAACCAATGCAATTCCTCGCTCATTATGGGATTCGTTT TGTGTTGACGCATGCTCAACCTTGCACGCCACAGTCAAGATTCAGCATATTAGAGCGAATGCTTTGCAATGCCTACCTATTCACAATATCAGAACACATGAAATCCGGAGAAGACTTGCAATTTCATTCTTGTTTGACGACCCTAGTCTAGGTCGCCAGTCTCCTGAAATAGTGTTTACTGTCAGAAACGTCATTAATCGCCTCGGCGAGGAAGATTTCAATATCACTTCACAAACGGACTTTGCGGAGCTCAAAGCCATGATGACCATTCTCGATATTGCGGTTGATGATGGATCGCCGCCCGAATCAAACAGTCCAGAAGATATCCAGCAGTTTAATGAAGATATCGACGAGCTCGCCACAAAGCTCAGAGAGATTTGGCGCAAGATTAATGATTCAGGCATGAAGATTACGCGCACTGAAGCGAAAAGTGTTGTCGAATGGGTCCAGCAACGCCTATCTAATACCGTTCGGACGCGCAAAAAGGCGAAGCAGAGTATTTTTGATATTCCGGGCCAGGAGGACCTTGCGTCTCTGCCCAAGCAGCAGGAGTACATGGCCAAGTTTTTCAAGAAGATACCCAAGCCGCAAGCAGAAAGTgattaa
- the VMA4 gene encoding V-ATPase V1 sector subunit E (BUSCO:EOG092D40N7), with the protein MSQHALSDQQVDNELRKMTAFIKQEAMEKAREIEIKANEEFEIEKSKLVRQETDAIDTQYEKKFKQATMSQQITRSTVANKTRLKVLGARQELLDDIFDEARKQLASGVKDKAKYQKTLTGLVLEGFYAMNEPEVQLRAKKSDYDAVKKAVEEAAKEYKKEVGKDVSATIDESNPLDDSIAGGIIILGGKGKIDIDNTLEARLQLLEHAAAPAVRESLFGKNPNRKYYD; encoded by the exons ATGTCGCAACACGCCTTATCCGACCAGCAG GTCGACAATGAGCTCCGCAAGATGACCGCCTTCATCAAGCAGGAAGCCATGGAAAAGGCCCGCGAGATCGAGATCAAGGCCAACGAGGAGTTCGAGATCGAAAAGTCAAAGCTCGTCCGCCAGGAGACCGACGCCATCGACACCCAGTACGAGAAGAAGTTCAAGCAAGCCACCATGTCTCAGCAGATCACCCGGTCGACCGTCGCCAACAAGACACGGCTCAAGGTCCTCGGCGCCCGGCAGGAGCTGCTCGACGACATCTTCGACGAGGCGCGGAAGCAGCTCGCCTCGGGggtcaaggacaaggccAAGTACCAGAAGACGCTGACTGGGCTCGTTCTGGAGGGCTTCTACGCTATGAACGAGCCGGAGGTGCAACTTCGGGCCAAGAAGTCTGACTATGATGCCGTCAAGAAGGCCGTTGAGGAGGCGGCCAAGGAGTACAAGAAGGAGGTTGGCAAGGATGTCTCCGCCACAATTGACGAGTCCAATCCCCTGGATGATTCAAT TGCCGGCggtatcatcatcctcggcgGAAAGGGAAAGATTGACATTGACAACACCCTAGAGGCCCGATTGCAGTTGCTAGAACACGCTGCGGCGCCGGCCGTACGAGAGAGCCTATTTGGAAAGAACCCCAACCGCAAATACTACGATTAG
- a CDS encoding uncharacterized protein (EggNog:ENOG41~TransMembrane:9 (o12-33i59-79o85-105i112-132o152-169i190-208o228-248i260-280o286-308i)) → MGPIGNISPGGSIALGILVGLISTSVQSIGLTLQRKSHILEDEKGPHDVRRPPYRRRRWQVGMGMFVIANILGSTVQISTLPLPVLSTLQAAGLVFNSICATLILSEPFTRWSLCGTLLVSAGAVLIAIFGAIPSPAHELDELLELLARKPFIAWMILQAFFVVSLAVVTDVTTHLSNLSHNARFRLIRGISYGVISGDLSAHSLLFAKSAVELLIKTIGGKNQFLRWQSWAIVLALVSLALCQLYYLHRGLKLVSTSVLYPLVFCVYNIIAILDGLIYFNQTSLISTLRACLITLGTVILLSGVLALSWRLSDEQHAPAVGQSSLAPGLGLVDDTEGEEESLMGPEAAAEVDEELPSTAYQTFPVIHGDTTPLAPTRKKSLGWVERAEIWGELQDQDEPTSPAARRRSMTLPMRTESTPLLPPVKRVMSGVSLTGQPSSSADPSPRKFTRRRRKSTGFPGLVARRNLRRDSAFSDTLGGLFSLNWLRRNNRSASMGNSSMVNESSPSRQNYRDDPEEERGSDGRANDSNV, encoded by the exons ATGGGGCCTATTGGGAATATCTCCCCCGGAGGGAGCATAGCT CTAGGAATCCTCGTTGGCCTGATCTCGACTAGCGTTCAAAGCATAGGCCTGACTTTGCAGCGAAAATCACATATACTCGAAGACGAAAAGGGGCCTCACGATGTTCGCCGGCCGCCATATCGGAGAAGGAGGTGGCAGGTGGGCATGGGCATGTTTGTTATTGCGAATATCCTCGGGAGCACCGTCCAGATATCGACGCTGCCGTTACCCGTCCTCTCGACCCTTCAAGCTGCGGGACTGGTGTTCAATTCAATATGCGCGACGCTTATTCTCAGCGAGCCATTTACTCGTTGGTCCCTATGCGGCACCCTGCTGGTCAGCGCCGGAGCAGTCTTGATCGCCATCTTTGGAGCCATTCCATCACCGGCTCACGAACTGGATGAGCTGTTGGAGCTACTGGCCCGGAAGCCGTTCATTGCTTGGATGATACTCCAGGCATTCTTTGTCGTGTCGTTGGCTGTTGTTACAGATGTTACCACCCATCTCTCCAACCTGTCGCATAACGCCCGATTCCGTCTAATACGTGGCATAAGCTACGGTGTCATCAGCGGAGACCTCTCGGCACACTCCCTATTATTTGCGAAATCCGCCGTCGAGCTCCTCATCAAGACAATTGGCGGCAAGAACCAATTTCTTCGCTGGCAATCTTGGGCCATCGTCCTGGCCCTTGTTTCTTTAGCCCTTTGCCAGCTTTACTATTTGCATCGCGGCCTGAAATTAGTTTCCACTTCCGTCTTATATCCCCTTGTCTTTTGCGTATACAACATCATTGCCATCTTGGATGGCCTAATTTACTTCAACCAGACGAGCCTCATCTCAACGCTTCGCGCCTGTCTGATCACCCTGGGCACCGTCATACTTTTATCGGGCGTTTTGGCTCTATCTTGGCGTCTAAGCGACGAGCAGCATGCTCCGGCAGTTGGTCAGTCTTCGTTGGCTCCCGGCCTTGGGCTTGTTGACGATACTGAGGGTGAGGAAGAATCACTAATGGGCCCAGAAGCCGCTGCCGAGGTCGATGAGGAGCTGCCCTCTACGGCGTACCAAACGTTCCCCGTGATACACGGTGATACCACTCCTTTGGCACCGACGCGCAAGAAGAGTCTGGGTTGGGTGGAGCGGGCCGAAATCTGGGGAGAACTACAAGATCAAGATGAGCCAACCTCGCCTGCAGCGCGGCGCCGCTCGATGACGCTCCCGATGAGAACCGAATCAACGCCGCTGCTACCGCCTGTAAAGAGGGTCATGAGTGGCGTCAGCTTGACAGGCCAACCGAGCTCCAGCGCAGATCCTTCTCCTCGAAAGTTTACTCGCCGACGAAGGAAGAGCACTGGGTTCCCGGGTTTGGTTGCGCGCCGTAATCTTCGGAGGGATTCAGCTTTCTCAGATACCCTTGGTGGCTTATTCTCGTTAAACTGGCTGAGGCGTAATAATAGAAGTGCTTCTATGGGTAACAGCAGCATGGTAAACGAAAGCAGCCCGTCGCGTCAAAATTATAGAGATGACCcggaagaggaaagaggtTCGGATGGCAGGGCCAACGACTCAAATGTATGA